The Kosakonia sacchari SP1 genome includes a window with the following:
- the pheP gene encoding phenylalanine transporter gives MKNASQAAGSSTDAASEAGPTLQRGLKNRHIQLIALGGAIGTGLFLGIGPAIQMAGPAVLLGYGIAGVIAFLIMRQLGEMVVEEPVSGSFSHFAYKYWGPFAGFLSGWNYWAMFVLVGMAELTAAGIYMQYWFPDVPTWIWAAAFFVIINAVNLVNVRLYGETEFWFALIKVLAIIGMIGFGLWMLFTGHGGERASFDNLWRYNGFFATGWHGLILALAVIMFSFGGLELIGITAAEASEPHTTIPKAVNQVVYRILLFYIGSLVVLLALYPWIDVKANSSPFVMIFHELDSNLVASALNFVILVASLSVYNSGVYSNSRMLFGLSVQGNAPAFLTRVSRRGVPVNSLFLSGAITSLVVLVNYLLPQKAFAMLMALVVATLLLNWIMISLAHLKFRAAMRRKGRDPQFKALLFPAGNYLCIGFMLMILVLMCTMDDMRLSAVLLPVWIVFLFVAFKLLRRTPKRG, from the coding sequence GTGAAAAACGCGTCACAGGCAGCGGGAAGCAGCACCGATGCCGCGTCGGAAGCAGGGCCGACACTACAACGAGGTTTAAAAAACCGCCATATTCAGCTGATTGCGCTGGGCGGCGCGATTGGCACCGGCCTTTTTCTGGGCATTGGCCCCGCGATTCAGATGGCCGGGCCAGCCGTGTTGCTGGGCTACGGCATTGCCGGCGTTATCGCTTTTCTGATTATGCGCCAGCTTGGTGAAATGGTGGTTGAAGAGCCGGTGTCCGGTTCATTTTCCCATTTTGCCTATAAATACTGGGGGCCGTTCGCGGGCTTTCTTTCTGGCTGGAACTACTGGGCGATGTTTGTGCTGGTGGGAATGGCGGAACTGACCGCCGCCGGTATTTACATGCAGTACTGGTTCCCGGACGTGCCAACCTGGATTTGGGCCGCCGCTTTCTTTGTCATCATCAACGCCGTCAACCTCGTTAACGTGCGCTTGTATGGCGAAACCGAGTTCTGGTTTGCGCTGATTAAAGTGCTGGCGATTATCGGCATGATTGGTTTTGGCTTGTGGATGCTGTTTACCGGCCATGGCGGTGAGCGCGCCAGCTTCGATAACCTCTGGCGCTATAACGGCTTTTTCGCCACCGGCTGGCACGGGCTTATTCTCGCGCTGGCAGTGATTATGTTCTCTTTTGGCGGCCTGGAGCTGATCGGCATTACCGCCGCCGAAGCCAGCGAGCCGCACACCACCATTCCGAAAGCGGTGAACCAGGTCGTGTACCGCATTTTACTCTTCTATATCGGCTCGCTGGTCGTGCTACTGGCGCTTTATCCGTGGATTGACGTCAAAGCCAACAGCAGCCCGTTTGTGATGATTTTCCACGAACTGGACAGCAATCTGGTGGCATCTGCGCTCAATTTCGTCATTCTGGTGGCTTCCCTGTCAGTCTATAACAGCGGTGTCTATTCCAATAGCCGTATGCTGTTTGGTTTGTCGGTACAGGGCAACGCACCGGCGTTTTTAACACGCGTCAGCCGCCGTGGCGTGCCGGTGAATTCCCTGTTCCTCTCAGGAGCTATCACCTCGCTGGTGGTATTGGTTAACTATCTGCTACCGCAAAAAGCCTTCGCCATGCTGATGGCGCTGGTGGTGGCGACGTTGCTGCTGAACTGGATCATGATTTCGCTGGCGCACCTGAAATTCCGCGCGGCGATGCGCCGCAAAGGGCGCGATCCGCAGTTTAAAGCGCTGCTCTTCCCGGCGGGCAACTATCTGTGCATTGGCTTCATGCTGATGATCCTGGTTTTGATGTGCACGATGGACGATATGCGCCTGTCAGCGGTGTTGCTGCCGGTGTGGATTGTGTTCCTGTTTGTCGCTTTCAAACTGCTGCGTCGCACGCCGAAGCGCGGGTAA
- a CDS encoding VOC family protein translates to MNIAHVALWTRHLDAQRAFWRDFFSATSNKKYVSQNRAGFASYFMSLHNGPTIELMTVPELADAPNAAEFVGWAHIAINVGDVGAVDEMAEKARQQGRLASAARWTGDGFYEAVILDPDNNRIELVAS, encoded by the coding sequence TTGAACATTGCCCATGTCGCACTCTGGACACGCCATCTCGACGCACAGCGCGCATTTTGGCGCGACTTTTTTTCCGCCACCAGCAATAAGAAATATGTCAGTCAAAACCGCGCCGGTTTTGCATCCTATTTTATGTCACTGCACAACGGGCCAACCATTGAACTCATGACCGTGCCGGAGCTGGCCGATGCGCCGAACGCCGCAGAATTTGTTGGCTGGGCGCACATTGCAATTAATGTCGGAGATGTCGGGGCGGTGGATGAGATGGCAGAAAAAGCCCGTCAGCAGGGCCGGTTAGCCAGCGCTGCGCGATGGACGGGGGATGGTTTTTATGAAGCCGTGATTCTGGACCCGGATAATAACCGTATCGAACTGGTTGCCAGTTAA
- a CDS encoding DMT family transporter, producing MTRQRQADLFLVLTTVIAACGWIFSREAISGMPVFAFLGLRFFGAALVLLPFCRGQRIALEKVRQVVISGLWMALNLCLWIWSVSTTPSLGEGAFIMSLSMLFVPLVAWVMLKNRPARAYWECLPVAIVGLALLSLHMPITFHASQGWFLLTAFVQSIYFCYTSRCAREVPLLPLTAVQLAITGIAGLVISALFESWTQPFTSTTAMWLAASILIATSLRFGLQLQGQKYAAVASAAIIMVLEPLLTVIAASIWYGERLPLQKILGGVLILLAQIWFRWRMITRLPSKP from the coding sequence ATGACCCGGCAACGACAAGCTGATTTATTTCTGGTTCTGACCACAGTGATCGCCGCCTGCGGGTGGATTTTCTCGCGCGAAGCCATTAGCGGGATGCCGGTTTTCGCCTTCCTTGGGCTGCGCTTTTTTGGCGCGGCGCTGGTGCTGTTGCCGTTTTGCCGTGGGCAACGCATTGCGCTGGAAAAAGTGCGCCAGGTAGTGATAAGCGGATTATGGATGGCGCTCAACCTCTGCCTGTGGATCTGGTCGGTGTCGACCACGCCATCGCTGGGCGAGGGGGCATTTATCATGAGCCTGTCGATGCTGTTCGTGCCGCTGGTGGCCTGGGTGATGCTAAAAAACCGCCCGGCGCGCGCCTACTGGGAATGTTTGCCGGTTGCCATTGTTGGCTTAGCGCTGCTGAGCCTGCACATGCCCATCACGTTTCATGCCAGCCAGGGCTGGTTTTTGCTGACGGCGTTCGTGCAGTCGATCTATTTTTGCTACACCAGCCGTTGTGCCAGAGAAGTACCGCTGCTGCCGCTCACGGCGGTACAACTGGCGATCACCGGCATTGCCGGGCTGGTGATTTCTGCGTTGTTTGAGTCCTGGACGCAACCCTTTACCAGCACCACGGCGATGTGGCTGGCGGCAAGCATTTTAATTGCCACCAGCCTGCGCTTTGGCTTGCAACTACAAGGGCAAAAATATGCCGCTGTCGCCAGCGCGGCCATCATTATGGTACTGGAGCCGCTACTGACGGTGATTGCCGCTTCGATTTGGTACGGTGAGCGCTTACCGCTACAAAAAATCCTTGGCGGTGTGTTGATCCTGCTGGCGCAGATTTGGTTCCGCTGGCGGATGATTACGCGTTTACCGTCAAAGCCGTAA
- a CDS encoding LacI family DNA-binding transcriptional regulator: MSIQKIARMAGVSVATVSRVLNNSESVKPKNRERVLQAIKACQYQPNLLARQLRTARSSMILVLVSNIANPFCAEVVKGIEEEAEKNGYRILLCNSGADIARSRSALKLLSGKIVDGIITMDACAKLPELATMIGAAPWVQCAEYADNGDVSCVGINDVDAACCVIDRLVERGCQRIAMINHDLSYKYARLRERGYRSGLQAKHLGYENVAYARDLSFSAGKTAMQHLLSAPERPDAVFAVSDTLAAGALLAIHEAGLTMPQDIAVVGFDGTELAEMVTPPLSTIEQPSQAMGREAVRLLLNRIDNPDSLPESVIMDWRYISRASA; encoded by the coding sequence ATGTCCATTCAGAAAATTGCCAGGATGGCGGGCGTTTCCGTTGCAACGGTTTCACGGGTGTTGAATAACAGCGAATCAGTGAAGCCGAAAAATCGCGAACGCGTATTGCAGGCCATCAAGGCGTGCCAGTACCAACCCAACTTATTAGCCCGCCAGTTGCGCACTGCGCGCAGCTCAATGATTCTGGTGTTGGTCTCTAACATCGCTAACCCGTTTTGCGCCGAAGTGGTGAAGGGCATTGAAGAAGAGGCGGAAAAAAACGGGTATCGCATCCTGCTGTGTAACTCCGGTGCAGATATAGCGCGCTCGCGCTCAGCGCTCAAATTGCTGTCGGGCAAGATTGTTGACGGCATCATCACCATGGATGCATGTGCGAAATTGCCGGAACTGGCCACCATGATTGGCGCTGCGCCCTGGGTGCAATGTGCCGAGTACGCCGATAACGGCGACGTCTCCTGCGTCGGCATTAATGATGTCGACGCCGCCTGCTGCGTGATTGACCGCTTAGTTGAGCGCGGCTGCCAGCGCATTGCCATGATTAACCACGATCTGAGTTATAAATATGCCCGGCTGCGTGAACGCGGCTATCGGAGCGGTTTACAGGCAAAACACCTGGGCTATGAAAACGTGGCGTACGCCCGCGATTTGAGTTTCAGCGCCGGGAAAACCGCGATGCAGCACCTGCTAAGTGCGCCGGAACGTCCGGATGCGGTGTTTGCCGTTTCCGATACGCTGGCCGCCGGGGCGCTGCTGGCGATCCATGAAGCCGGGCTGACAATGCCGCAGGATATCGCAGTGGTCGGTTTCGATGGCACTGAACTGGCAGAGATGGTTACCCCGCCGCTCAGCACCATTGAGCAACCTTCGCAGGCGATGGGGCGCGAAGCCGTCCGGCTGTTGCTGAACCGCATTGATAACCCGGACAGCCTGCCAGAAAGCGTAATCATGGACTGGCGTTATATTTCCCGCGCCAGCGCCTGA
- a CDS encoding MFS transporter produces the protein MKTSAVSPGRAGLILLLTGQMLPLIDTSITNVALDSITLSLHTSATQLALIVALYGVAFAVCLAMGSKLGDNFGRRRVFLWGVALFGIASLLCGLANSVSTLLGARTLQGMGAALIVPQILATLHVTLKGTAHARAISLYGGIGGVAFIIGQMGGGWLVSADIAGLGWRNAFFINVPICLLVLALSRRYVPETRSETHTRIDWQGTVTLAMILCCLLFPLALGPELHWPWETKAALLALIPLAWWMRTSALKQQQAGLMPLLPPRLLKLHSIRFGLLIALLFFSAWSGFMFCMALTLQAGMGMTPYQSGNSFVALGVAYFVSAWYAPKLIGRYSMRTILLTGLMIQVSGLLALIATLQLSGRMVGALALAPSTALIGYGQALIVNSFYRIGMRDITTQDAGAGSALLSTLQQATLGLGPAVLGGLFLHLVGQSQGNYSTALSGFLATEVVMMLVLAAAAVSARHQLAPRCPANS, from the coding sequence ATGAAAACGTCTGCTGTTTCTCCGGGCCGGGCAGGCCTGATCCTTCTGCTGACCGGGCAGATGCTGCCATTGATTGACACATCAATTACCAATGTCGCGCTCGATTCCATCACCCTCTCGCTGCACACCTCTGCCACGCAGCTGGCGCTGATTGTCGCGCTGTACGGCGTGGCTTTCGCCGTCTGTCTGGCGATGGGCAGCAAACTGGGGGACAACTTCGGGCGCAGGCGGGTGTTCTTATGGGGCGTGGCCCTGTTTGGTATCGCTTCGCTGTTGTGCGGGCTGGCAAATTCGGTTTCCACACTGCTTGGCGCGCGAACACTGCAAGGCATGGGCGCGGCGCTGATTGTGCCGCAGATCCTCGCAACGTTGCATGTCACGCTAAAAGGCACAGCCCACGCGCGCGCCATCAGCCTCTACGGCGGTATTGGCGGCGTGGCGTTTATCATCGGGCAGATGGGCGGCGGCTGGCTGGTCTCAGCCGATATCGCCGGTCTTGGCTGGCGTAACGCCTTTTTTATCAATGTACCCATTTGCCTGTTAGTGCTGGCGCTCAGCCGCCGCTATGTGCCGGAAACCCGGAGCGAAACGCACACGCGCATTGACTGGCAAGGCACGGTCACGCTGGCGATGATCCTCTGCTGTCTGCTGTTCCCGCTAGCGCTTGGTCCGGAATTGCACTGGCCGTGGGAAACGAAAGCTGCGCTGCTGGCGCTGATTCCGCTGGCATGGTGGATGCGTACAAGCGCATTAAAACAGCAGCAAGCGGGTTTAATGCCGCTGTTGCCACCGCGCTTGCTCAAACTGCACAGCATCCGTTTCGGGCTGCTGATTGCCTTGCTGTTCTTTAGCGCGTGGTCGGGTTTTATGTTCTGTATGGCGCTCACGTTGCAAGCCGGAATGGGCATGACGCCGTATCAGTCGGGCAACAGTTTCGTCGCGCTGGGTGTCGCCTATTTTGTCTCTGCCTGGTATGCGCCAAAACTGATTGGTCGCTATAGCATGCGCACCATTTTGCTCACCGGGCTGATGATCCAGGTCAGCGGCCTGCTGGCATTAATTGCTACCCTGCAGCTCTCCGGGCGAATGGTGGGTGCGCTGGCACTTGCGCCGTCTACCGCGCTGATTGGCTATGGCCAGGCGTTGATTGTGAATAGCTTTTACCGCATTGGCATGCGCGATATCACCACTCAGGATGCAGGCGCAGGTAGCGCCCTGCTTAGCACGTTGCAACAAGCGACACTCGGCCTGGGCCCGGCAGTGCTCGGTGGGTTGTTTTTGCATCTTGTCGGCCAGTCGCAAGGCAACTACAGCACGGCGCTGAGTGGTTTTCTGGCAACAGAAGTGGTGATGATGCTGGTGCTGGCGGCAGCGGCAGTAAGCGCACGCCATCAACTGGCGCCGCGCTGCCCGGCTAACTCCTGA
- a CDS encoding DeoR/GlpR family DNA-binding transcription regulator gives MLDYAAFPDQRQDLIRQRLQAQGRVVCAELAVELQVSEHTIRRDLQELSKAGVCKKVYGGAVLQLATAGSFTQRKEQDRATKSLLAQRCVQLLKPGTCIFIDTGTTNLELARALPPELNLTVVTNSPEIAAVACKHPRCEVIMLGGLVQSSTGGCVGAPAISQLNGIIFDQAFIGGCAMSPEMGLSGFDYADCEFKKAVIARSNQVVVALTANKIPAVARYIVAASQQIDVLVVETDLSKALHQSFRAEDIEILTV, from the coding sequence ATGCTCGATTATGCAGCTTTCCCGGACCAACGACAAGATCTGATCCGCCAGCGTCTTCAGGCGCAGGGACGGGTAGTCTGTGCGGAGTTAGCCGTTGAATTGCAGGTTTCTGAGCACACCATTCGCCGCGATTTGCAGGAACTGAGTAAAGCGGGAGTCTGCAAAAAGGTCTATGGCGGCGCGGTATTGCAACTGGCGACCGCCGGGAGCTTTACGCAAAGAAAAGAGCAGGATCGAGCAACAAAAAGCCTCCTCGCGCAACGCTGCGTGCAACTGCTTAAACCCGGCACCTGCATCTTTATTGATACCGGTACCACCAACCTTGAGCTGGCGAGAGCACTGCCGCCAGAGTTAAACCTGACAGTAGTGACTAACTCACCGGAAATCGCCGCTGTTGCGTGTAAACATCCGCGCTGCGAAGTGATCATGCTGGGGGGGCTGGTGCAGAGCAGCACTGGCGGTTGCGTCGGCGCACCGGCCATCAGTCAGCTTAACGGGATCATTTTCGATCAGGCGTTTATCGGTGGCTGCGCAATGTCGCCGGAAATGGGGCTGAGTGGATTTGATTACGCCGACTGCGAATTTAAAAAGGCGGTGATCGCCCGCAGCAACCAGGTGGTGGTGGCATTAACGGCAAATAAGATCCCGGCCGTCGCCCGTTACATTGTGGCTGCCAGCCAGCAGATCGATGTGCTGGTGGTCGAAACCGATCTCAGCAAAGCGCTGCATCAATCCTTTCGCGCAGAGGATATTGAGATCCTGACGGTTTAA
- a CDS encoding PhzF family phenazine biosynthesis protein has protein sequence MELDIYQVDAFSTRPFSGNPAAVCITPQGLEAALMQQIAEEMAVSETAFLNLADNNLRWFTPQAEVDLCGHGTLATAHILRQNGRLAEGDAITFHTLSGPLTATAVAQGIELDFPLLTPQMEPEAPAELLKALGLAHEQVRGYGLFGAKQLVVIEDAQLVYALKPAFAALRALPGRGVAVTAPGQDEYDCVSRYFAPWVGVNEDPVTGSAHCALAAYWSARLGKRSLTAYQASTRGGVLALALREKGRVLIGGGAHTVLAGTLRL, from the coding sequence GTGGAACTTGATATTTACCAGGTGGATGCGTTCAGTACGCGGCCTTTTTCCGGTAACCCGGCAGCGGTATGTATTACACCGCAGGGGCTGGAAGCTGCGTTAATGCAGCAGATAGCCGAAGAGATGGCGGTATCCGAAACCGCGTTTTTAAACCTTGCGGACAATAACCTGCGCTGGTTTACGCCGCAGGCCGAAGTTGATTTATGCGGCCACGGCACGCTGGCAACCGCGCATATTCTGCGCCAGAACGGGCGGCTTGCCGAAGGCGATGCTATCACCTTTCACACCCTTTCTGGCCCGCTGACGGCAACCGCCGTGGCGCAAGGCATTGAGCTTGATTTCCCGCTACTGACACCGCAAATGGAACCCGAAGCGCCAGCGGAATTACTGAAGGCACTCGGGCTGGCGCATGAACAGGTGCGTGGTTACGGTTTGTTCGGCGCGAAACAACTGGTGGTGATCGAGGATGCGCAGTTAGTTTACGCACTCAAACCTGCTTTTGCGGCGCTTCGCGCCTTACCAGGCCGCGGCGTGGCAGTCACCGCGCCCGGTCAGGATGAGTATGATTGCGTGTCGCGCTACTTCGCCCCGTGGGTAGGAGTGAATGAGGATCCGGTGACCGGCTCTGCGCACTGTGCGCTGGCGGCCTACTGGTCGGCGCGGCTGGGTAAGCGCTCGCTTACCGCCTACCAGGCCTCAACGCGCGGCGGCGTTTTAGCGCTGGCGCTCAGGGAAAAGGGACGCGTGCTGATCGGCGGCGGCGCGCATACGGTGCTGGCTGGAACGTTACGGCTTTGA